tctatatatatatatatatatatatatatagggaggggctcatgcgagaactccatttattgcgagaaccacgagaaccaatgtgaacacaacctaaaatagctaaaaaacataacccccacccccccccccctaaaaaaaaaaacctaacccccccccccaaaaaaaaaaaacctaaccccccccccccaaaaaaaacctaaaccccctcccccacccccccaaaaacctaaacccccaccccctccccccaagctaaaatgctaaaaactaaaccctcaaaaaacctaaaaaaatctaaaaaaaaaatttttttaatattttttatgctcaaatcgctacttttagtggcaaaaaaattttctttttttttttaatttttaattttttttttggcttcgaaaagtagcgatttttatataaaatatattaaaaaaaaatttgtgtgatttttagctatttttaggcatttttggttgtgttcacattggttctcacaataaaaggtggttctcgcatgatcatctccctatatatatagggttgggctatatagaaaaccctatctatataaaaaaccctagaaaacccaacctcccgacaattttttttggaaaaaaataacacatgtaatatacttgtttttaagacttttgggccaaaaaaatcaaaaaagcgccgaatggataattttataaaaaaaatttcagcaatttctgtcttttttgcctaacacatgttaggcactgaaatttgtttattttttaaaaaaaatcccttcggcgcttttttgtttttttggcccaaaacactctaaaacatgtatattacatgtgttattttttttcaaaaataaaatgtcgggaggttgggtaaaaatgggtggagaattgggtttccagagttttctaccTAAATAAGGGTTTTCTGTCTAGCATtgtcctctctctctctctatatatatatatatatatatatatatatatatatatatataggggatggttgaAATGAAacccacttttattgtgaaaactcgtaaactaactaaaaaaaagcctaaaaaacacaccaaaaaaattttattttcaatttttttataaaaaatcgcaggtttttttatataaaaaaattaaaaaaaaattgtattacatgtgtaatactacacacacatgtgtagtattacacatgtgcactatattttttttgaaatttttttatatactaaaagTGGCGAAAactggtatgcaaaaaaaaaatttttggtatgtttttttggcttttttagttagttttcgagttttcttgttaactagtggttttcatttgaaccttcccctatatatatatagggtcaggatttacagaaaacggtgaaaagtgtgagaacgaagAGAACAATTATAGAttgtcagatcaaaacaatctatggactagatgacgcggtgacgttttcgtaaataacatcacttttattaagtgggcgcgcttcattaagggtaaaaaagtcttTTGACTTCTCTATACAAAACGTCAAACTCATGAATAAAACGCCACTAAAAATCCCGCCTTAACCTACATAGCACAAATCATCCTAATCTAAatgccattagatataaaacgccagaCCTTGTTTTTAACTGATAAATCTGAACAAACAGAGTAACTGAAACAACGCAACTTAATTACTAGcctttattataataaaatcgcGCCTAATATACGTGCCAAAAACTTCCTATATAAACAACCTCTCAGACCTACTAATAATCACACCaaaccccaaacgccatattttcctatataccattcatcttagaaaatGCCAAAAAACCCAAATATCAAATATTCCAATCGACGTTTCTTTAAGATACACTATTTTCTCAGTAATCTTTCGCTCGATGTGATGGGCAAAATCCTTATGCTGGGATATTTTCCAtctcattgagtaaaatcttattgagtCTATCCTTAAtataaacgccaaaacatacaaaaaccacAAAATTGCAAAAACGTCATTTCTTGGAGATTCAATTTTGTTCTTAATAAAGTTTAGCTGAacggggtggacaacattgttagacatcttttttgactgaggattaacaatgttgtccatctcgtTTAACAAAACATATTGAGTTTAGCATGACCAAAATTAGAGGTTTATGGTAGTTTTATTTAGTGGCTTTTTTGGCATTTGATTTGCTTGTCCGatcttatattgtttgttatgtaactTCGAAATAACATGTTATGAACAAACAGGTAAAAATGATGGAAAAAATGATATATAAATGATGTAAAATGCCAAACTGAGATCTGTGTGTTTTCTGTaagaatgaaaaatacaaaacgccaaactactctTCACTGGCTCTCGAAGACCTTGTCGATCTTCTTTTAATTATGGCATGTTTGCATGTCGATGCGTAGTCTCCATAGCCTTTGCAATTCTGACACTGTCTTTCTTTGGCCCGGGGTTTCGACTATGATTTCTTTTTCTCGATTGCTATCTCCTGTTTAGATTTCGGGCGCTTCCGAGAACCAGAACCATTGGTTTATACCCAACAGGGATTCTTATCGGATTATTGTCGTTTTTATATTGACCGGTTATCTCGGCATATCTATCCCTAGTACTAGCGGGAGGAGCAACAATCTGCATATCTTGAACCTTCTTCATATAAGATTGAAcatgatccttgtataaggatagcTCCTCTTTATTACCAGATAAACAGTTCAAAGTATATTCCGTTGAAAAAATAATATCTCGCATCATACTTTGCACATCGGGATCAAGCTCGGTCATATATTCACGACTAATTGAGTATTCCGGGGAGCACTTTTGGGGAAGCTTCTTTGCGCCATCTATTCAAaatgtattgttttggaaattcccTAATGTCCATACTTCTCAAAACATAGAATATATGTCTACATAGCAAACCAAACTGCTCAAAACGCCTGCATGAGCAACTGCATGTGCAATCAGACTTACGGTACATTAcctgaaaaacgccaaaaacaatatCTCTATAACGCCATACAGAGAATGTTtgtctaaaaaaataaaaaaaacacaattgGATATGATAAAACGCGATGCACAGAAAACGccatataaaaaacaaaaacgcCATTGTTTACCTCAAATAAGGATGTACAAGGCTGCTGGAAGTCATTTATGTAGAACCTAACAAACCCATCGGGCTGATCTTCGTAACGTTGATTTATGCAATCCGCAATTCCAATTAGCTCAGCTTGAACgtcataaaaaatatttttttttgtatatgtCAGCAGCTTGGCCTTCCAACACTTGGTAATTACTCTTCAACTGGGATCGTTTGTATCGAGATTCATGATCATTTTCCGGTGCGTGTGACGTTGTGCTTCTATTGCAATTTCGTAATGAGTCATGAACTCACCAAGAGTAGCTTTTGAATTGCACACTTGACCAAAAAAATGATTCTCACTCTCCTACCTTGATGTCGTTCGCATAAGGCCCGACAGCTCTTCCATTCTATAGTATGCAGGGATCCAAGATTCCCTGAGTGCAAAAATATCAGAAAGCCAGTCATTATCAGCTAAATTGAACAATCCGATAACCACTTCCCATTCTGATTCAAACTCTTCAGGTGTGAGAATATCCATCCACACAACACCACAAATACGTTCTTTGAAATTGGTGGAATTGCATAGCCTAACACCAACCTATGTATAACACGAAAACGCCATgcataaaaaaacatatatattacacaaagacaaaacttaattaaaaaaacagtaaCAAGGTACAGAACGCCATGTATTTTAAAACGCAGTGTATCCTAAAACGCCAAAGGTATGCATATCAACCTTCAGAGAAAGTTTATGCATGACATGCCACATGCATAACCGATGCCTCGTGTCAACAAATACAACAGAAATAGCCTTCTTCATTGCTGGATCTTGGTCagtgacaacaacttttggttgagaACCAACAGCTTTTAGAAAAACTCTCAACAACCGATTATACGTATCAACAGTTTCCGACGCCAATAATGCAGCACCAAATGTAACATTGCAGTGATGATTGTCTATACCAGTGAATGGTACAAACACCATAGCGTATCTGCATATGAAAACGCCATGAGAactaaaacaataataaaacgtcattgcatgtaaactcataaaacgccattgcatgtaaactcataaaaacgccattgcatgtaaactcataaaaacgccattgcatgtaaactcataaaaacgccattgcatgtaaactcATAAAACGCAAAAAAAGAACAGAAGAAGTTGGATTATAAAATATTTCTTGTTGGAACGATATGTGGCATCAAATGAAATCACCTCACCATACACATGGTAATTACGTTTGGCTTGATCGTCACACCAAAAAAGTCCCTTCAAAAGTTTGTCTTTGTATGTGAAGTAATCATACGAGAAATTAGGCtgggaatgttttttttttcatccaaatgtctCACAACCATATCGGCGTCGTATTCCCCTATAAACAAGTTAATTTGCCTCTTGTAGTTCTTAAATTCAACTTTACTTACACCCACGTCTTCAAAACCGCCAAAACAAGTCTTCATAACACTAAACGCCTTGACTAGACCCAAATTCAACTTAGACATGCTGTGTATAACATGCTTTTGGAGCTGCGTAAGGTGTCGTTCAGTTAGAAGAAAATGCTCATCAGGACGTTCAACAAGATCATGGTTGTGTTCCTCGACAAACTTATAAACCTTCCATGATCTAGCCTCAAAAATTACACATAACAGTGCACCACAATCAGTCCTCTTTGAAAAGTTGGATCGCACTAAACGCTCCTTTTGATTGGGGTCCAAAGTATCAACCTTCTTGTCCTTATATACCCCAGCTCTCATACACATGTAATACTTAATATGTAATACACCTTTGGAGTTTTTCATTTCAGTCCCTTTCCTGACTGAAAACCCAAAAGCCGTGGCATACTTAACATACATTGAATTACAATCATCAAGGCTGTTGGTGCATatatctgtcgacttcgtcttgtatcgagtcttgtaataggttagatagatcagggcacgttatatGAGAAAAACGAGAAACATGTAAGATGTAGCCACTTCGCACGAACTGGTAatgccagttcgcacgaactgacACTTCGTGTGAGGTTGTTCCATGCGAAGTGGGTGGTCTTTAAATAGGTGCCttggtcatttcatttgtaaggtttggattccggtagcgaagctctgccgaagtatcTCTAGGCTGTAAACCGTcatcaaatcaatacaagagatagttaaagtgattctttgtgcaaatcagctgaaataactccgatacgtcttattccgcctttcgtattggacgagatctcttctgaacgactcatttggtcgtcacaacgatcctacaagtggtatcagagctcaggaggaagagttcttaccatttcagcttgttttcaccgAAAATTCTGACTTCTACTTATTCTTTTAacaagttttcatcaaattaaccAAGATTTTACAGTTAAAATGGGCTAATTTTCACATATAATACGCGAAACacagttttaacaaatccttgaaagaatcagacctaaaatcgacCTATAACTTGATCAATTTTGTCAAAAACTCATCAGATCGTTCGGAGATATGTCAGTTCGCTTGAATTGAACTTCCAATTCGCATCCATTTTGCACCAAATCTTCCAGTTCGCTTGAAAAGGTTCAATTCCTTTAAATTTGCTTGCTAGGTCGTACGAAGTCGACCTCAGATCATTTGAAATCTATCAGTTCGCACGAATTGAGTCCCAATTCGTTTGAGGTTTGTAGGATCGATTGCGGACCCGAATTGAGTCGATAAAAGGCGTTCTATAcactatgaaaggcggaaacagaaaTAATGCATGAAttcagctagatcttcacttaaactgTCGTTTGT
The Helianthus annuus cultivar XRQ/B chromosome 6, HanXRQr2.0-SUNRISE, whole genome shotgun sequence genome window above contains:
- the LOC110944550 gene encoding protein FAR1-RELATED SEQUENCE 2-like is translated as MYVKYATAFGFSVRKGTEMKNSKGVLHIKYYMCMRAGVYKDKKVDTLDPNQKERLVRSNFSKRTDCGALLCVIFEARSWKVYKFVEEHNHDLVERPDEHFLLTERHLTQLQKHVIHSMSKLNLGLVKAFSVMKTCFGGFEDVGVSKVEFKNYKRYAMVFVPFTGIDNHHCNVTFGAALLASETVDTYNRLLRVFLKAVGSQPKVVVTDQDPAMKKAISVVFVDTRHRLCMWHVMHKLSLKVGVRLCNSTNFKERICGVVWMDILTPEEFESEWEVVIGLFNLADNDWLSDIFALRESWIPAYYRMEELSGLMRTTSRQTFSVWRYRDIVFGVFQNCSKQRVLGGRQLQKNRGVDIGDEMLESSFPHVEIEKDDGGEQGQAAGHGNENASSSSSGSSSSSSGESSSSSGIESYG